The following DNA comes from Serinus canaria isolate serCan28SL12 chromosome 1A, serCan2020, whole genome shotgun sequence.
gtgagTTACTCACCCTGGGGAGGCTGGCAGGAGAGCAAACAGCGCTGATGTGTCCGATTAAACCCTGCGGACTCGGGCACGGAGCTGtaggcaggaaaaggggaaggtgCAGCTGAGGAAAAGAGCCCAGGGGTTGGGTTTGGGttaaaagcagctgttttggAAAGCAAACCCATGCTTGGggcagccagtgctgcccatgtgtccctgtcccctctgctcacGGCCTTATCCAGGGGCACCTGCTTCCCAAACTGACCCAGCTTTCCAAAATCCCATCCTCTGCCCAGTGACTAAAATCCACTGATGGTAAATCCCAGGGAAGGGCACACAGCTGGCTCTTGGACCTGCATGAGTTTTTGTCTCCAGAGCAGGAACTGCAGAGCCTGAGGAGCCTTGGCTGGGAATATGGAATTGTGACCTTGGAAGCTCATTCCAACCATCCAGGGCTTGAggccccctgtcccctcctccctgAGTGCCTGGTGTGAGGAGAGCTCATCCAGGTCTGGAGCCCTGACTCCAGGGAGATCTGGAGCCAGAGCAATGGATGCCACCCAGAGGAACAGGAGGGTGTGTGCCATGGTGGGGCGAGGAGGGAGATGGGCTGGAGATGACACAGGTCTGGGGTGGGGGCACCTAACAGGGACCTTCTCATCCCAAGGAAGGAGATTATTGAGGAAACAGCCAAGCTCTTCACCACAGAGAGTGATGGGAGAGACAGCAGGATCAGCTGGAATGAGGGAGAGCCAGGAGGGACATCAGGAAATGCTTTTCaccaggaggagaagcagcaggaccTGGTGCCAGTGGGGCCGAGCTGCCTCCATCTCTGGAGGACTCCAGGATCAGGTGAGGAGATCCCTGGTGGGTCCCCAGAGCTGACCATGCTCCACCCAGGCATCGGACACAGACCTCCCATGGTACCTTCCCACCTCAACCACCCCACGATCCTGCCCTGAAGAGGGTCCTGGAACCCCCTCAGCAACAGCACCAGTTCTGCACTGCAAAGCCCCAAGAGACCCCAGCACCTTCCCAcggcagctcctgctcctggtgcagcCAGAATCCCCTGGATTCAATGGAGAAAACCATGGTCAGAGGATATCAGCTGTAAAcacctgccctgggaggtgcctgccagcctgggaacaCAGCCCAGGAACCTGGAGCATCCCTGACAAGCACGGTGGGAGCTCAGGAGCAGTGCAGATAAGGCCCAACAAAGGCCCTGCTGTAACCTGCAGAACAAAGACACTGCTTTAACTGGGGAACAAAGACATCTCTGACAAACTGACCTCCTGGGACGGCCCCAGTCAGTGAtagctgctccacagccactgcttacattgaaaacataaaaataattcattttctaCCCAAAAATGAGCCTTTCTGTCTGAGCATTACCCCAGGTGAATGTCCTTGTGCACCTCTGAGCTCCATGACTTCCATCTGCTTTGAAGTGAGATTTCATCCACCATCAAGTGACCCCACTCCTGGGAATGGTTTGAAGAATAATTTgaataatatattttacattttatatatcaatatctatatacatatatgcataAACTAATTAATCATAAATAAATCTATGTTTCAATGCTTGTTTTTTCTGCAAGTAACTTTGTAGTAGCTTGTCATTACACATGCATTACTAATCATAATTATGATTGACTTACTCATAGCAGCATGTAATGAAGAAATCCATGGAAACAAAGAGGTGTTTCCTTGTGGTTTTGGGGCTCCTGTGACCACGCCATCCCCACCGTCCCACGCCCGTGGGTTGGGAGCCGCCCGTGCCCAcggcagctcagagctgggagcagggacactaATCCAGGACCCACTCACCGAGGAAGACGTTATCAGATCCTCCCTAATTTGGCTGCTCTTGTGTTGACTTTGCCAAATAAAGCAAACATTTGGGCTCCGGGagcccttcctgcctgctctgtttgTCGCTGCCGACGCCGCGGGGACGGCGGATGCGGCCCCGGTGAGGAGCTCCGGGAGGGACCCCGACCACCGAGGGGGTTCTGTCCATCCTcggggctgtgctctgctcccacccaccATGGAGACCCTCCTGGTGTTCCTCGCCCTCCTGGGGGtcaccagcactgagcagctcttCGTGGGGTGagtcctgctggggcagggggtggtGGGACACCTcggctgggatggggatggccAGTCCCCACCATGGTCCTTCAGGGTCAGCCAGAAGGGTGACATCCCAAAGGATGGAAATCTGACAGGGTTTTCTGCCAGCTAGGAAAGGTTTGGTTTCACCCCAGGTTTGGAGGAGGTAGAAATTGGGGAATGCTGAAGCCTGAGGACATTGCTCCAAGCTTTGCCAGGTGTGGACTCCCAGAGGATATGGGGAGTGTGTATGGCTCAAAGATGATGGCTGTGGAGCCACCCAAGGATTGTTGGGAATAAAAACCAAGGATTGCTGGGAATAACAGCCAAGGATTTCTGGGAATAACCAAGGATTTCTGGGAATAACATGCCGTGGGAAAGAACAAGATGTGGCTGGAGAGGGGGCcttggggagggagggcagcactTTTCCAGGATGAACATCCTGattgcagctcctgcagataagaacagcaccagggcaggagTGAGGCTGAGAAGGGGGCATGGAATTTGGTGTGGGGGGGTCAGGACCACCCAAAACTCCCAAAGCTTCCAACCCATTTCCAGAAAGGTCTGAATGAATGGACTGGCAATGAGAGCTAACTTGTAGAGAAAGTGGGAATTCTGTgttcagagcagggaaaacttATCCATAAAAAAGTACCCCTGGGATGCTGGAGATCCCACCAGCTGGACTGACTCTGGAGCCAGAGCTGGTGCTCTCATGACCCAGGGAACagatggagctgtgccaggggggttcaggttggatatcaggaaggGTTCCTGATCCAGAggatgctggcactgctcaggctccccagggaatggtcccattcccaaggctgccagagctccaggagtgtttggacaacgCTCTCAaggacagggtgggattgttggggtgtctgggcagagcctggagttGGATTTGATCCTTGTGggccccttccagctcaggatattctgtgatgtGACTGACCCACCTTCcatcctgccttcctccctgctttccttcctcctgggaCACGATGCCGTGGTTGAGGGATCCATCCAGGATCCCATCACTCTCCTCCAGGCAGGGGGTGGCTGGCAGGGATCCAAGCAGCTGTGAGCCAAGATTGTCCAGGGAATGTCAAGGCTGCTCCCTGATtttggaaaaatcccaaggatTTAATGTGCCTGCCTGAGTCCCCCaggcacagaaaggaaatggtTATCACCCTGGGGAGTGTTAAACTGATCAATGGGAGCTAAGAGGATGAAAGGTGCCAAAGGGGAAAGGTGAAGGAATTTTGTGCCATTTTGGGAGTGGCTTTAAGCACTGACCAGCAGGAGAGGTTGGAGGTAGAGGATTGATCCGAGATGAGAAAAACTCTCTCCCACAGAacatttcctcttctccaggggctgtgcctgtccttgggaagcccagccaggctggactgggacCTCTGCTAGGGAATATATCCATAGATATAGAACAGATCCATGGGAGATATGCCCCAACATCCTGGGAGCTGATCAAACAAGGCTGGAGATCCTCTCAGGCCCCCCAGCACTCGCTCTTTCCCTGTCATGGCTGCTCTGAACCTGCATTCTTTTCTCTCAACACCAACAATTGATGCATTTTCCAACCCTCTGAGCTGGTGTGGAGCTTCCCCAGGCTCCCCCCAGGCCAGAGTCCCCTCCCTGTgacccctctgcctccctgcagggacCAGGTCCTGCGTGTCACGGCCAGGAATGAGGAGCACATCACTCTGCTCAGGGTGCTGGGcgagcaggaggagctgcaggtgagctCTGAGGGGTCCTGAGCACCTCCCTGGTCACAGACCCAGGTGAATCCAGGGCTCCCTCCTCCTTTTGCCATCccatcttttttcctccccattttGGAGTTGTATCATTTAGAACCATACAGATGGGAATTTAACCTGGGCTTCCTTGAGCTCACAGCTCCTGTTTTGTATGACCTGGGAACATCCCTCAAATACTGACTCAAACAACTTGggctgaaatatttctgcaaatccCTATGCAGACATCCATCTCTAGCCCAAAATTTGTCCAAAATCCTTTTTAGATCCTTCATGGAAATTCCTGTAAGACCCTGCAGGTGTTGGGGAGCTCAGTGGATGAGCACCAGCACAGGATGGGGCCGAGTTCTCCCTTTCAGCTCAACTTCTTCTTCCCAGGTGGATTTTTGGCGTCACCCCAACAGCCTTGGCCACCCCGTGGACCTGCGGgtgcccttccccagcctccaAGGAGTCAAAAAATTCCTGGATTCCCATAATTTTTCCTACAGCATCATGATCGAGGACGTGCAGGTAATGGCTATGACAGGAACAGGATGAGctcctcagctcagccctgagagAAATTCCAAAATGTTggaaatcagaaagaaaaatccaacctcctcctccttccagcctttttgatcttggggtttttttgcctccTAACCAGGAATTGCtggatgaagaaaaggaaagcatgaGGAGGTCTAGGAGGGTAAAGAGAAGCTCCAGGATGTTTGATTTCACCTCCTACCACACGATAGATGAGGTACCTTTCTCTGCAGGGCATTGGCTTTGTCCTGCTGGGGTCACAGCCATGTGGTGATGGTCCTGGTGAGTTCTTGGAGACAGGTGAGACCTCCCTGGGACACGTTTCTCCCCCTTGGTGGAGCTCTTAGCTGAGATGGGAGGCTGGGAAACCTTCCACATCCAGCGTGGCCACTCCTGGAATCTCCCACCCTGTGGAAGACATTTTCAGCTTCACTTTGGGGGTGCTTGGAGCCCAGTTTGGGACTGGTGGGGGTTGTGGTGGTGTTGGGGGGTATCAGAGCTTTTTACCTCACCATTTATTCTACTTTTCCAAAAATGTTGTGAtgtgcctttccctgctcacaCAGAGTCCCAACCACCTCGTGTGGGAAGCACTTCTCCAGGGAAGCACGATGTCTTCTCCAGGGGAGCCCCAGGTCTCCAGGGAAGCACCAGATCTTCCCCAGGGAAGCTCTGCCTGTTGCATCTGGTGCTGGATACCCTGGAAAGCAAAAGGTGAGAAGCAGGCTGAGCCTCgtgagccagcagctcctccttccaGATCTACGAGTGGATGGATGTCCTGGTGGAGGATCATGCCAGCCTGGTCAGCAAGGTCCAGATCGGGCAGAGCTACGAGCAGCGGCCCCTGCTCGTGCTGAAGGTGGGTCCTGGGGCAAACTGGCCCTGAAAATCCCCTCAGGGTGAGAGGGGGGGTGTGCCAAGGGAGCCTCAGGGTGGAATCAGCAGggatttccccatggaaagggggctcaggccttggcaggggctgtcTGGGGAgctttggagtgcccatccctggaggtgtctgaGGAACctctggaggtggcactcagggctctgggctggggcacagggtggATTCCATGATCCTGGAGGGtttttccaacctcaatgatGCCGTGGTTCTGCACAGTTCAGCACCGGGGGATCGAACCGTCCGGCCATCTGGCTGGACACCGGCATCCACGCGCGGGAATGGATCACCCAAGCCACCGGTGTCTGGACTGCCAACAAGGTGACCTTGGGATCACCTGGGATGTGGGACCCCAATTCTtacccatccatcccatcccttgTCTCTGAGAGGCACCAgggcacctcctgctcctctccatgCGCAGATCGCCAAGGAATACGGGCAGGACCCCTCTGTCACGGCCATCCTGGACAGCATGGACATCTTCCTGGAGATTGTCACCAACCCTGATGGCTTTGCCTTCACCCACAGCTCCGTGAGTGTGGGGACACCACAGGGGGATCTtgtcccagccccttccccaacCACGGCTGTCTGTGATTTTTGGGTGGGGAGGGATGTTCCTCCTGTGTGGGGTGGTGAGTGGAGATCCCTGGAGATGCTTGGGCAGGGGTTGGGATTCATGTCCCTGTTCCAGTGTCCTCTCACTGTGCTCCTAGAACCGCCTGTGGCGCAAGACCAGGTCCATCAACGCTGGATCCCGCTGCGTCGGAGTGGATCCCAACCGAAATTGGGATGCTGGGTTTGGAGGTGAGACCTCGGCCACCAGATCCCCACGCCGGGCATTGATTGTGCCTCAAAACATCAAAACTTTCTGCTGGAGTGGTGAAACTCAGAGATGGAAACCCTTCCTGAGGGATTCTCTCTGgatctcctcctcccctgctccaggtgctggctccagcagcaatCCCTGCTCCGAGACCTATCATGGCCCTCACGCCCACTCTGAGAAGGAAGTGAGAGCCATCGTGGATTTCATCCGCGCCCACGGGAACTTCAAATCCGTCATCTCCATCCACAGCTACTCCCAGATGCTGCTCTTCCCCTACGGATACAGGAGGGCGCCCACCCCTGACCACCAGGAAATGGTGAGATGGCCCCAAAAAGTGGGGCTGTGACCACCTGGCAAAGTCAGGCAGAGCATCCCAGGagcttccctgctcctcttgtTAGACGCAACCCGAACATTGAACccctgcagctggtggaggGTGGTTGCAAGATGGGCctcaaacagcaaaaattaagGGTTTTTGGGAAAACCTAGAGTAGGAGGGATAGGAAATGATGGGCTCTAGAGCCCCCTGCTCCATGATCCACCAGATCCCACCACTTTTGGTGGTTCCTTTGCAGAATGAACTGGCCAAGAAGGCCGTGAGCGACTTGGCCGCCGTGTTCGGGACAAAATACACCTACGGCAGCATCGCCAACACCATCTGTGAGTGTCCCTCCCTCACCCCGCAGCAAATCCCTCGGGAATGGGCTCCCAtctgggctcctctccctgcagacaTGGCAGGAGGCACCACCATCGACTGGGCCTATGACAACGGGGTGAAATATTCCTTCACCTTGGAGCTGAGGGACTCGGGGCGCTACGgattcctcctgcccagctcccagatCGTCCCCACCGCCACCGAGACGTGGCCGGCGCTCCTGGACATCATGGTCCACGTCCTGGAGCATCCATACTGActccagcaccttccccagcaTTCCCTCCTCTCAATAAATCTTCATGGAGATTCAGTGGTTTCAGGCACCCTCATTTTTTTCATGCTAATCTCCAGAAAAAGGGTGGAAAAGGACTCCCAGTCCTGCAGGTGTTGATTTTCCCCTTGTGATTTTGGCTCAAAGTCCCCATCCTTTGGAGCCAACAGCCAGCatgggagaaaaggaggtttttTGGGCAAGCAACCCCAgatttgtggggttttgagCAGCTTTGCTCCATCATCCCTTCCCAGGGGGCTACAAGGAGGGACATGGGGTACCCTCAGGGCATTTGCTGTTTACTTTTGGCTACTGGGACAACTGTCACCTGCACTGACCTCTGTCCTGGGCCAAACTTCACACCACTTTCCTCAGCCAAATTTTAAACCAGTTCCCCCACCGCTGTGGTTTAGGGATCCAGCTCCAAGCCCCAAgtgaaaatctgcattttgtgCATTCTCAACCCAAATTgatcctttccctcccctcagcCAGTGCTGGAGGCTGTAAGATTTTGGCACCTCCCGGTCTCACCTTGCTGGCAGCTGACTCACCAGGGCCCCAGCTGGTTCCTGGGACAGGTTTGGCCAGGACTGGGAGTGCCtggatggggacagcagggcctgACCTTGGTTGGTGGCAGCCAGAGCCTTCCCAGGGCCCTGGGAAAAGGGACAGCTGgaggggccgggctggggccgCCATCCCATGGGATTTAAGAGGCCCCAGGGCACTGTTGGGACATGAGATCGGCTCTCCCCGCTGACCATGAGGCTCCCCgtgctcctggctgccctggtgGCAGTGGCCACCTGCACTGAGACCTTCTTTGGGTAGGGGGGCCGGGATGGGGACGGTGGCACCGGGTGGGGCAGGCAAAAGGCTCAGGGCAAATCCTCGGAATGGGGGGGATGGATGGGTGGGGTTAGGTCAGACTAATGGGGCTGGAGCTCATCCCACACCCCCCAACCCACAGGCACCAGGTGCTGCGCGTCGTCCCCCAGAGCaatgaggagctgcagaaggtgcaggagctgcaggacctgGAGCATCTGCAGGTACTGGGTGTGGAGGTGGATTTTGGGGACAACCCCCAGCCCACGGCCTTCACTTTACACCCCCCAAGCAAAGCAAGGATGGGGTTGGATGTGGGATCATGGGAACCAAGCAGTGAAAAGCAAgacaggctggtgctggggggTGCATCCGTGGCAGGATCTCACCCCTTCTGTCCATTTTTCCCCATCCAGCTGGATTTCTGGCTGGCTCCCCGGGGGCTCGGACTTCCCGTGGACATCCGCGTGCCCTTCCGCAGCCTGCAGGCGGTCAAAGTCCACCTGGAGGCCAGCGAGGTCCCCTATTCCATCATGATCGAGGATGTGCAGGTCAGCAGTGCCGCAGGGGAGGTGAGGGAGAGGTGGGATCCCATCAGTGGGAATGAGGCTCATACCACCCCATATCCCACAGGCCCTGCTGGATGAAGAGCAGACGGAGATGCTCCGCAGCAGCCGCCAGCGGTCGCTCGACACCAACACCTTCAACTATGACGCCTATCACACCATAGATGAGGTGGGAAAGCACAAGATTTGGGGCATTTGGGGGAAGAAGTTTGCTCTTGGGCAGGGGGTGAGCTGGGAGTGACCTCCACCTCTCTCCCAGATCTACGATTTCATGGACATGCTGGTGGCCGAGAACCCCAACCTGGTGAGCAAGCTGGAGATTGGCCGCTCGACTGAGAACCGTCCCCTCTACGTGCTCAAGGTGAGGATTTGGGGATCGTGATCCAGAGGGGAaagtggggacagggacaaagCCAACccccctctctgctcttccagtTCAGCACAGGGGGCACGAACCGCCCGGCCATCTGGATCGACACCGGGATCCACTCCCGCGAGTGGGTGACACAGGCCAGCGGTGTCTGGTTTGCCAAGAAGGTACAGGCACATCCCAAAAGGGCCACCCGGTCctcaggggctgtgggatcCACGTGGGTGATCCCACAGAGAGGACGGGGAGCTCCAAACCTCCATCCTCTCTAGATTGCCGAGGATCACGCGAATAACGAAGGTGTGGCCTCCATCCTGGAGACGATGGACATCTTCCTGGAGATTGTCACCAACCCAGATGGCTTTGCCTACACCCACACCAAGGTACAGCCCCAGATCTCCTCTCCCTGGCTcctactgctgctctggatggggctggggaggaggatttggggggttGCACATCCCTGAGAGGGCAAAGCCTCCTCACCCACATTTCCATGGGTTGGGAAGGGACCACCATGAACTgtggagccccagccctgggcaccagCTGAGGTGGCTCTGCCCTTCCAGAACCGCATGTGGCGCAAGACCAGGTCCAAGCACGCGGGCACCATCTGTGTCGGAGTGGACCCCAACCGCAACTGGGACGCAGGTTTTGGAGGTCAGAGCTGTCCCCTTGTCCCTGTTGAGTGCTTCCACTCTCCAGCTGGAGGCTCCTAAGCTGTTTCTGGCAAAAAGATCCATTGATGTCCCTTGGGGAAGAGGTGGGATTTGCTCTCTGTGGCAGAGGCGAGGGTTTGGACTCCACCACGGCTTTGAGGTCCCCCAGTGACAAATGAAAGTTGCCATACAATTCTCTAGGAGGAGCCCCAGAGCATCCCTTGATCACTACCAAGGAGCTGAGGGGTGGGAAAACCTCTTGGGCTTGGAAGCCCCCAGATTCCCACTGTGTTCTCAACCATCCTCTTCTCCGCAGATGCCGGAGCCAGCGGAAACTCCTGCACAGAGACGTACCACGGACCCTACCCCAACTCGGAGCCCGAGGTGAAATCCATCGTGGAATTTGTGAAGAGCCACGGCAACATCAAGGCTTTCATCTCCATCCACAGCtactcccagctcctgctctacCCCTATGGCTACACCGAGACCCCGGCGCCAGATGCGCAGGAACTGGTGAGGCCCATGTGCTttgaggggctgggagggggttGAGAtcttctgctgctccaaggAGGAGCTACCTCTGTCCTGTGTCCCTTGGGAAGCTGGGAGGAGCTTTGTTGCACCCAGAAAAAAGCTGTATCCCactggtttttcctttctttggctCATCTTTCCCTGTATTCTCAGCACGAGCTTTCTGCCaaggctgtggcagctctgtccTCTCTGTATGGCACCAAGTACAAGTATGGCAGCATCATCACCACCATCTGTaagtgctggggc
Coding sequences within:
- the LOC103822464 gene encoding carboxypeptidase A1-like, giving the protein METLLVFLALLGVTSTEQLFVGDQVLRVTARNEEHITLLRVLGEQEELQVDFWRHPNSLGHPVDLRVPFPSLQGVKKFLDSHNFSYSIMIEDVQELLDEEKESMRRSRRVKRSSRMFDFTSYHTIDEIYEWMDVLVEDHASLVSKVQIGQSYEQRPLLVLKFSTGGSNRPAIWLDTGIHAREWITQATGVWTANKIAKEYGQDPSVTAILDSMDIFLEIVTNPDGFAFTHSSNRLWRKTRSINAGSRCVGVDPNRNWDAGFGGAGSSSNPCSETYHGPHAHSEKEVRAIVDFIRAHGNFKSVISIHSYSQMLLFPYGYRRAPTPDHQEMNELAKKAVSDLAAVFGTKYTYGSIANTIYMAGGTTIDWAYDNGVKYSFTLELRDSGRYGFLLPSSQIVPTATETWPALLDIMVHVLEHPY
- the LOC103822502 gene encoding carboxypeptidase A1-like, with translation MRLPVLLAALVAVATCTETFFGHQVLRVVPQSNEELQKVQELQDLEHLQLDFWLAPRGLGLPVDIRVPFRSLQAVKVHLEASEVPYSIMIEDVQALLDEEQTEMLRSSRQRSLDTNTFNYDAYHTIDEIYDFMDMLVAENPNLVSKLEIGRSTENRPLYVLKFSTGGTNRPAIWIDTGIHSREWVTQASGVWFAKKIAEDHANNEGVASILETMDIFLEIVTNPDGFAYTHTKNRMWRKTRSKHAGTICVGVDPNRNWDAGFGDAGASGNSCTETYHGPYPNSEPEVKSIVEFVKSHGNIKAFISIHSYSQLLLYPYGYTETPAPDAQELHELSAKAVAALSSLYGTKYKYGSIITTIYRASGSTVDWTYNQGIKYSFTFELRDTGRYGFLLPAKQIVPTAQETWLALKVIMEHARDNTY